The nucleotide sequence GGGCTTGCGCCTTCGAATTGCCCGCTTCCGCCAGCGGACGGAACAGGCGGATCGCCGGCACATAGTCGCCGCGGTTATAGGCCACCATGCCGTCCTCCCATGGCCCGGCCGGCGCAGGCGCGCTGCCCAGCAACAACGCCACGATCGAGCCGATCAGAGCTGATTTCCGCATGCCTTTCCCCGCCTTCGGTCCGGACAGATTTTACCCGCCGAACACATGCCGCGCCACGGGAATTGGGGTTGGATGCCCCCCTGAAATTGGCTACTAGTTTGGCCGCCCAAAGATCGGACACGTTCGGGGACTTGGAATGACCTATTGTTGCGGAATTCTGGTGCGGGACGGTCTCGTGATGATCGCGGATACCCGTACCAATGCCGGCCTCGACAACGTCTCGACCTTTCGCAAGCTCCATATTTTCTCCAAACCCGGCGAGCGCATCATGGCGATCGCCAGCGCCGGCAATCTGGCGATCAGCCAGTCGGTGCTGTCGACACTGACCGAGGGCGTCGAAGATCCCAACACCGGCGAGGTCGAGACGCTGATGAACGCGCCGACCATGTTCCAGGCGGCGCAGCGCATCGGGCGGGCGATCCGCCTGGTCCATGCCACCGAAGGCCCTGCGCTGCGATCCGAAGACGTCAGCTTCGACGTCTCCTTCCTGTTCGGCGGACAGATCAAGGGCTCGCGGATGCGGCTGTTCATGGTCTACACCGCCGGCAATTTCATCGAATGCACCACGGACACTCCCTATTTGCAGATCGGCGAGCACAAATACGGCAAGCCGGTGCTCGACCGCGCGATGCATTACGACGTCGAACTGTATGAGGCACTGAAGACCGGCCTGATCTCGATGGATTCGACCATGCGCTCCAATCTCGGCGTCGGCCTGCCGATCGACGTTCTGGTGGTGCGTACGGATGCCTGCGAGGCCGATCTCAACCACCGCATCGAGGCGGGCGAGCCCTATTTCCACGATCTGCGCTCGCGCTGGTCGGCAGCGCTACGCGCGGCGCACCAGAATATTCCGAGACCACCCTACAAATCCGAAACAGAAGCAAAAAACTGAAGGCGAGGAAACAAATGGCCGACGCAACAAACAAGATCGCGATCGTCACCGGTGCGGGCACCGGCGTCGGACGCGCGGCATCGCTGGCACTGATGAATGCCGGCTTCACCGTGGTGCTCGCCGGACGCCGCATGGAGATGCTGGAAGAAACCAAGAAGCTCGGCGACAATGTCGGCAAGAGCCTGTGCGTTTCCGCCGACATGACCAACCCCGGCTCGATCGCAGCCCTGTTCGCCAAGGTGATGGACACCTACGGCCGGCTCGACGTTCTCTTCAACAATGCCGGCATGGGCGCGCCCCCGGTGAATTTCGAGGATCTCAGCCTCGAGCAGTGGCAGGCGGTGGTGAACACCAACCTCACTGGGCCGTTCCTGTGCACGCAGCACGCCTTCCGCATCATGAAGGACCAGAACCCGCGCGGCGGCCGCATCATCAACAACGGCTCGATCTCGGCGCACGCGCCGCGGCCGTTCTCGGCGGCCTACACCTCGACCAAGCACGCGATCACGGGTCTCACCAAGGCCTCTAATCTCGACGGCCGCATGTACGACATCGCGGTCGGCCAGGTCGACATCGGCAATGCGGCGACGCCCATGACGGACCGCATGGTCGCCGGCCCCGGTGTGATGCAGCCCGATGGCACGATGAAACACGAACCGCGCATGGATGCGAAGGCGGTCGGCGATGCCGTGGCCTACATGGCCGGCCTGCCGTTAGATGCCAACGTGCTGTTCATGACGGTCATGGCGACGAAGATGCCGTTCGTCGGACGGGGGTAGCAAACCCACTCTCGTCGTCCCTGCGAACGCATGCGAACGCAGGGACCCATACGCCGCGGCGGTTATCGGTAACGAGACGTCTACCGTTCGCGTTCACAAGAGGAATCACGCGGTATGGGGCCCCGCGTTCGCAGCGACGACGTGCCGAAACATCCGTCCCTGACGCGCTCGCCCTACTCCAGCTTCTCCACCTTGCGCAGCGACGGGAACAGCTTCATCCAGAGCAGCGCAATGGCGATCGTGCCGACGCCGCCGAGCACGGCGGCCGGCACGGCGCCGAACAGCGCCGCCGTGACGCCGCTTTCGAACTGGCCGAGCTGATTGGAAGCGTTGATGAACAGGAAATTGACCGCGCCGACCCGGCCGCGCATCTCGTCGGGCGTCGAAAGCTGCACCAGCGAGAAGCGGATCACCACACTGATCGTATCGGCCGCGCCCAGCATCGCCAGCGCCAGCACCGACAGCCAGATCCACTGCGAGAGAGCGAAAATCACCGTCGCCGCGCCGAACACGATCACGGCCTGAAACATCCGCAAACCGATATGGCGGTTGATGGTGTGATGCGCGAGATAGGCGGTCATCAACAGCGCGCCGACCGCGGGTGCAGCGCGCAGCATGCCAAGACCGAGCGGCCCGGCCTGCAGGATGTCGCGCGCATAGATCGGCAGCAGCGCGGTGACACCGCCGAGCAGCACGGCGAACAGGTCGAGCGAGATGGTGCCGAGGATCGCCGGATTGTTGCGGATGAAACGAACGCCGGCAAAGATATCGTCTGCAACTGCATCCTCCGCTTTCGACGGCTCCTGCTTCTTTGTGTGAATGAAGCCGGTCAGAACCGCACCGGCCAACCAGAACACGACAATGACGAGATACGGCAGGCTCGGTGCCAGCACGTAAGCCAGCCCGCCGAGCGCCGGCCCGGCGATGGTCGCGACCTGGGCTGCGCCGGAGGAGATCGCGGTCGCCCGCTGCACCGAGCCTTTGGGCGCGATCAGCGGCAGCAGCGCGGCTGTGGCCGGGCTCTCGAAAGCGCCGGCGATCCCGATCACGAACGTGCCGATGAAGATCTGCACCTCGGTGAGCCAGCCGGCAAAGGTGGAGACCGCCAGGAACAGCGCAGCCATAGCTTCTGCGAGCTGGCAAAGCTGCACCACGCGCTTGCGCTCGAACCGGTCGGCGGCGTGGCCGGCCACGAAAACCAGGAGCGCCGTGGGCAGGAATTGCACCAATCCGACCATGCCGAGATCGAAGGCGCTGCCGGTGATGTCATAGATCTGCCAGCCGATCGCGACCGCCGCGATCTGGCTGGAAAACCGCGACAGGCTGCGCGACAACAGGAAGAACAGGAACGGGGCGTGCCTGAGCAAATCGCGGGCGCCCACCGGCATCGTCAACGACATGGCAAGAGCGGTGGCCGAGCGCGGTGCAGATGTCAACGGAGGGACCCGCAACACGGCATTGCGCGGGGGCGTGGCGCTGGCATAATCGCTCCCGGGGTTGGCGGGGGATTCATGCTGCAATTGCAATCGGCGTTTGGCGTGCTGGCGTTGCTGGCGATCGCATGGGCGCTTGGCGAGAACCGCCGCGCCGTTTCGTTGCGGCAAATCGCGGTTGGCCTGGCCGCCACCGTCGTTACCGCGCTGGTGCTGCTCAAGCTGCCGCCGGTGGCAAGGGCGTTCGGCGCCATCAACGACGCCGTCAACAC is from Bradyrhizobium sp. AZCC 2176 and encodes:
- a CDS encoding proteasome-type protease, yielding MTYCCGILVRDGLVMIADTRTNAGLDNVSTFRKLHIFSKPGERIMAIASAGNLAISQSVLSTLTEGVEDPNTGEVETLMNAPTMFQAAQRIGRAIRLVHATEGPALRSEDVSFDVSFLFGGQIKGSRMRLFMVYTAGNFIECTTDTPYLQIGEHKYGKPVLDRAMHYDVELYEALKTGLISMDSTMRSNLGVGLPIDVLVVRTDACEADLNHRIEAGEPYFHDLRSRWSAALRAAHQNIPRPPYKSETEAKN
- a CDS encoding SDR family oxidoreductase, which produces MADATNKIAIVTGAGTGVGRAASLALMNAGFTVVLAGRRMEMLEETKKLGDNVGKSLCVSADMTNPGSIAALFAKVMDTYGRLDVLFNNAGMGAPPVNFEDLSLEQWQAVVNTNLTGPFLCTQHAFRIMKDQNPRGGRIINNGSISAHAPRPFSAAYTSTKHAITGLTKASNLDGRMYDIAVGQVDIGNAATPMTDRMVAGPGVMQPDGTMKHEPRMDAKAVGDAVAYMAGLPLDANVLFMTVMATKMPFVGRG
- a CDS encoding MFS transporter; translated protein: MSLTMPVGARDLLRHAPFLFFLLSRSLSRFSSQIAAVAIGWQIYDITGSAFDLGMVGLVQFLPTALLVFVAGHAADRFERKRVVQLCQLAEAMAALFLAVSTFAGWLTEVQIFIGTFVIGIAGAFESPATAALLPLIAPKGSVQRATAISSGAAQVATIAGPALGGLAYVLAPSLPYLVIVVFWLAGAVLTGFIHTKKQEPSKAEDAVADDIFAGVRFIRNNPAILGTISLDLFAVLLGGVTALLPIYARDILQAGPLGLGMLRAAPAVGALLMTAYLAHHTINRHIGLRMFQAVIVFGAATVIFALSQWIWLSVLALAMLGAADTISVVIRFSLVQLSTPDEMRGRVGAVNFLFINASNQLGQFESGVTAALFGAVPAAVLGGVGTIAIALLWMKLFPSLRKVEKLE